The genomic window ctttttttccccccttaaaACAGCCAAACTCAGCTTTTCATTTTTAGCTTAGAGTATTAAAAGCAATACTTAGCTTTCAAGACTGTGGTTCAGTTAATTGGGAATAAATAGTGCTAGTGATTCTTATTGAAATTGGAAAGACATTTTCATTGCCCAGTTAGCTAGATTCCATTCCAGTGCAACCCTTCTCATTTCCAACTCCCAGCTTAGATGAGGGCCCTCCCTATCCCCCCCCCAGCCTTCCGGTTTGATTTTTAATTCATGCTACAAAGCATTTGTGCAAACACAAAGAGCGAGGAAAATCACCCTCACTGGGgctgctactactactgctatttattatttctaaagcgctgaaaggcgtacgcagggctgtacattttaacatacaatagaggGTCCCTGCTGAGAAGAGCTTActatctaatttagacaggacattttggggttggggagattatggtagaggaaatgatacagtgggagCAGATATTGGAAAAGGCTTGCTTATTGCATGCCACTGTTGCCTATCATTTTCAGTTCCATTCCTATCCTGCTCTCCACTTTCCTCAGCATTTTTGAGCACCATTGAAACAGGGCCGGGGCGCTTCCGGCTCGCCTCTTCCGTCATCGTCTCTATGGTTACATTCCTCGTCACGTGACCGCTTGTATACCCTGAAGCctcgctcttttttttttttttttcctcttttggaCGAGCGGGCGGGACCGCGCATGCGTCTGAACACCGGAAGCCTCCAGTGGAGCGTGGCCGGGGGGCTCCGCGCGCTGGCCCCAGGCATGTCCCGGAAGCAGGTGGCGAAGGCCCGGCAGGGCAGGAAGACCGAGGCGGAGCGCAAGCGCGACGAGAGGGCGGCGAGGAGGGCGCTGGCCAAGGAGCGCCGGAACCGGCCCGACGCCGACGGCGACGGCGACGCCGAGGAGTTTCTCAGCTTCGCCAACCAGCTGCAGGCGCTGGGTCTGCGGCTGCGCGAGGTGCCGGGGGACGGGTGAGCGCGCGCGAGCTGGTGACGTTGACGGCGGTCGGTAACCAAGGGAGACGGGCCTTTTGTTTGTAGCCTTTACCTCGCGCCTTCTTCAGCGCTGGCCCGAGGCGAGTCGCATTCAGGGGCGTTTTTCCCGGAGGAACAGcctaaggcagggctgcccaagtccggtcctctgccaggttttcaggatgtccacaatgaatatgcataagagagagatttgcataccaagaggGCAGTgcgggcaaatctctctcatgcaaattcattgtggatatcctgaaaacctggcagaggaccggacttgggcagccctagggcagggctgcccaagtcccatcctccagatctactggcaggctaagttttcaggatatccacaatgaatatgcatgagagagatttgcataccaagaaggcagtgcaggcaaatcttgtcattgtggatatcctgaaaacctggcctgccagtagatctcgaggaccggacttgggcagccctgccctagggTAATGGTTAAGGCACTAGGCTTGGAATTGGGGGATTCCCTTCAAATCCCACTTGTGCTgacatcgagcccagtatcctgtttctgacGGTGgccaaatccaggtcacaagtaccctgCAGAAACCcagatgataagaacataagaatagcctcactgggtcagaccaatggtccatcaaacccaatagcctgttctcacggtggcctatccaggtcactagtacctggcaaaagcccaaagtgtagcaacattccagagctgagattgtgatgtcataatgcctcattccacagtgcctcagagccaacctcattagtgatgttataatggcttaattgtcctacacttggctcacgtaagaacataagaatagccatactgggtcacatcaatggtccatcaagcccagtagcccgctatcacggtggccaatccaggtcctagtacctggccaaaacccaaggaatagcaacattccattcccaatcctaaagaatagcaagattccggaatcccaaagagtagcaacattccatacagaatcccagagagtagcaagattctagaatcccaaacactagcagcattccatgctaccaatccagggccagcagtagcttcccccatatttttctcaataacagacttatggacttttcctccaggaaatcgtccaaacttttcttaaaaccagctacattaaccgctcttaccacaatctctggcaatgcgctcttcctattggttttaaaagtatttccctgtaacttcatcgagtgtcccctagtctttgtaatttttgacagtgaaaaatcgatccacttgtacccgttctactccactcaggattttgtagacttcaatcctatctcccctcagccgtctcttttccatgctactgatcgcAGAGCAAGCAGAGGACTtggaccagtggcatagtaaggggaggagtGGACCGCcatgggcgccatcttggtggggggcaccagcacctcacCTCCCCTGCCATGCATGCACCTTCACTCCCCCCTCATATTCCTAgctctttgccagcacaagcagcattcACTACCCCCTCATCCCTAGCTCTTCACCAGCACAAACAGCATGTCCAACTTGCTGACAGCATtggttcttcctctgacatcacttctgagtCCCGCAACttggatgtgacatcagaaggggcaCAGgcttggagatgctgcttgtggtGGGGCAGAGGTaggaaattccggtcctcgagagccagaaccaggtcaggttttcaggatatccataatgaatatgtttgagatggatttgcatgcactgcctccttgagatgcaaatctatcccatgcatatttattgtgaatatcctgaaaacctgacctggctccggctctcgaggactggaattgcctacccttgtggTGGGGGAagctaaagaggtacggggatggAGCGCGTGCATGTTAGGGGCAGGGGGCATCTCCCTCTGCCACTGACttggacttttcctgcaggaactttTTCATGCCTCTTATAAACCCAGCTACAGTAAATATTTACTGTATCTGAATGTTCACTGCTTGACCTGCACATGTGTGATGGTGTTTGTTGCAGGCTCTCTGGGTGTCTGCACACCTTACAGCAGCGCCTCCTTCTTGCTTCTTTGGCTGTTTAAAATACATTCCCCTTTCTCTATTAACCAATTTTCTCGCACCATTCCCCTTTTCTATAGTTCTTACCTTTTCTACATATCTGACTCTCCTGCATATCTTGCTCTTCTCCAGAGGTCTAAATCCAactatgtatgtttaataatgaattaattgatgatgtcattatcccaataaaatggccagtcacttgTAATTCGGGGAGACTCTTTGGTTGTCCTTTTGCCAAGTTAGTATGAGGCCAAAAACGCTCCCAAGGCCTTGACTATTCTAACCATACTTTTGTGCTAGATTTCTTTTCCTTGTACGTTGAGTTATCCTTTGCTTTACACTATGCTGATTCATCTCTCAATCTTCAGCAACTGCCTGTTCCGAGCCCTGGGAGACCAGCTGGAGGGCCATTCTCGAAATCATCTCAAACACCGTCAGGAAACTGTGGATTACATGGTGAGGCAGCGCATTGACTTTGAACCCTTTGTGGAGGATGATGTACCCTTTGACCGACACAGTAAGTGTTCACTAATGAGCAGAAGAGAATATTATTTTAGGACTCTGACAAGCACAAGATCTGGATACTACTGTGATTCAATGATAAAGTCTCACTGTAGTGCAGTATAGTGCATCTGCTCTTAAACTTATCTTCCCTCATCTTTCTGCTTCCCTAGTTGCAAGTTTATCAAAGCCTGGTACTTTTGCTGGCAATGATGCTATTGTGTCCTTTGCAAGAAACAATGAAGTGAATATAGTGATTCATCAGCTGAATAAACCATTGTGGCAGGTAAGGAGTGAAGCAGGGAATTAAACTAGATAATCCAGGCTTCCCtatggttttcttttttgtttctaaTAAGTTACTTGGCACAGAgtagcagtggtgtacctagtatatttgacacctgggaccaatcattttttaacaccccttcctttatattaaaaaaatagctTTAGTAGTAATCCACAAGTTACACAAGGGTgtaactaggaaaaggcagcatcttaaacactaaaATATCACTAGAATATCAATATActgattgtaaaactaaacaagacagattagtacagattgatcctgcacagtcaatactAATAGAAAACCGTGTCTTTTTCATTTGAGCAGAACACAGATATACCCTTCTCCAGAATGGAATAAGTAATCTcaaattaaaattagaaatatgtaaacaaaagttaaactgaactgccaagaagctagattctgcatacagtgcaacaccacaaaaacagtggcaTAAATCCCCTAatactttgcaaaatataaagatagcagatgtaaattaaaaaaagacaaataGTCACAACTTTACAaattaagaaatagaaataaaagattgaaaataagataccattttattggactagtacgttttcaattagttttcagaTGCCAAAACTACCTTCTTTAGGTATACTGCAGTTATGATATCCTGTCTTGACCTCAGGAAGGGGGGCTTGGTTTCCGAACGTTagtcaaaatgtattaaaattagtttaataaaaagatcaccttatttccattttctatttataaatgtttatcaacacagctaaaaTGCTACTTTGTCCTAAAGcaataacaaaaaattaaaaagaaaaattgatatttttctacctttgttgtctctggtttctgctttcctcattttctcttcacattcttccatccagcatttgccTTCTTTCACtgctccttccattcactgtctgtcctctttatttgtcccttccataaactgtctaccctTTTGCCATTCTATCCAGCCTATGTCCTCTCTCTCCTGTTTACATGATTTATTCCAGTTTTACCCcctctctatttttctctctccttttttggtCTCCCCCTTCTCCTAtgtttctcctttccctccttacCCCATCCCACTCTACCCCATGGTgcggcatctctgtctccttccctttcatATATCCTCATCAtgcactggcatctctctcctctccatccccactgtctccccatggtctggcatctctcctcacCCTTCTCTTTACTTTcctaccccatggtctggcatccctgtctccttccatctttccctcctctttccatgctctggcatctcctttcctctgCTTTGCTtccctttcccatggtctggcatctctttctcctcacccttccttttcttcccagTGCCCACCCTATGGTCtagcctctctccttccctttcatctctctctctctcctcctcctgtggtttggtcTCTCCTCtgcatccctctctctcctcttcctttccttccctgatggtccttctttcttcctatctcccttCCAGtttagcatctttctcctttacccctccctccaactGGGTGTGACATTTCTCATACCTTTCTTGCAGCTTCAGGCCACCAGCAGCGTTAATGAGCTAAACATGCTGCCTCTGGTGGCCCCGATAGCTTTTCCTCTGCTTCAACTTCCTGTCTCTGCAGAGGCAGGacgttgcagcagagggaaaacttacAGGCTCCCACTTGCAGGCTGTAGCATGCCCCTGATGAGTTGCATCTGGGTCGGATTGACCCCCCCCCTTGATAAGTCAATGCAGCATAGTATCTGAAATGGATGCTTCTGAAGTTATGCTATTGTTCCGATTGCAGTGGTTGCTTCTCATGCTTGTAGCACATGATTCTTTCTTTTAAAGAACAAGCATATTTTAGGGAAACTGGGGCTGAGGAAAACTGAGTGGCTGCTTTTGTCCCTTTCCTATTTCTGTAATCATGCAGACAGATGGAGAGGAGGAAATGGAGACTAGCAGTAAGATACAGCAAAGAAAAGGCATGGGGTAAGAGGGGGCAGTATGTGAACTGAGATGGGATGGGACGGGAAGGGTCAGTATGGCTTGTGTGTAGAAGAAAACGCTGCTCAGAGAACATGATGGAGGGAATGCAAAGAGATTGGCCTTGCAGATGCTGTTCAGTCTTCAGCATCCACCGTGCTGGAATGGTTATGTAGCTGTAAGGAGGAGCAGAAGGAAAGGCTTCAGCTTGGCAGTATGGGTGTAGGGAGGAACAGAGGCCTGGATCTGGCAGGGCATCCAATTCTGATGGCAGCCACTACCTTTTCAGGCTTGACTTCAGTAGGGGACAATCTTGATGTGCTCGGTCCCATGGAGATTCTAGATAATACTGTTTGAGTTGGTAGCCAGAAGGCGACTTTACCCCAGCATTTATTTTTTATACGCAGCAGGCTTCCTGTTTGAAGAAGGGCCCAGGAGCAGGGGGCTTGGCAGTAGGCCTGGGACCCTCTTACAGGAGGGTTCATTGGAAGCCAGCAGACCAGGAGTTGGATCGCAAGGGGTCCTTGGGGTCCAAAGGATCAGCCGCTGCTTTAGAAGAGTCCTTGGAGCACTAGATGAAAGAGGATCTCATGGATGAGAATATTGGCTCCTGGCGGGACTCTTCTAAAGCAGCGGCTGTTTTAATtaattctgttagagcaaacaGTTTGTAATACAACTGTTTGAATCCCATTCTTTTATGCgaaaaaaaataagattattAGAAGTTCAAATAAGTAACTTTTGCAAACTGCTTATGGACCCATGACTTGAAAAATTGGCTTCTCAACATTGTGGACCCTCTACTTCAGTCatcttttcccagagatggtcacatttATCTTGTGTTATGGTGCTTATAGTTTCAGTTTGTAAATATCTaactatttttattgtatttttttggtCTGATTTTGTTGGATGATTTGTTTTGCCACTTCTCATTTTGCTGTACGCGGAGTTACTTTGTATTATTCCCCTGAGGATGCGCTTTGCGAAACGGGGTTCTCCCATAGGGATTTGAAGCTTGGTCAACACTGCATGCAATTTGAAGAGCAACAGTCTTGAGATAAGTGGTCTCTTTGAACTCTTTGTATTTGTGTTGTTGTTATGCGTGGGACTTATGAATGAATAGACTGCATTTTCCTGGGACTGGTGAGGAAATACTCCTTTCAATACACTTTTTGAAGTAACAGGTGGAGTTTTTTATGGCTAATGACCATTACGGGTTTGCTTACTTGGCTTGTACTATTAGCATTCCCTAGTCCTGTTGGGCtttaactgaggcctttttctccacctgttttattGGTTAATGCTGTGTATTTGGAGTGTTGTCACCTCACAGTTTCCAGAAGAGAGTGGACTTTGGATTACctaattttgtttttataaactacATAGAGTGATCATTCCAGGAAGGTGGtgcataaatttattttttaaaacgtGACATCTTGGGTCTTGATTGCTCCTTAAATGTGTTTTGGTGACTAGCAGGCTACATTGACCTGTCAGGAAGAGGACGTGGCCTTGGGTTAGTGCAGTAGGCTGACAACCAAAGAAGCTGGGTTCAAATACCACTATTGCCAGTGAtgcttcttgtgatcttgggaaATTCACTTTATCTCTCATAGCTTTGGGTACcacttatattgtaagctctttggggcaAGGATGGTACAGCGCTGTATACTTCTGCTAATGCTACAAAGTGTAAGTGCTGTGTTGTAAGATGCACTGGTTTGGGATACGGCATGCCTGAAGTGAGAGAAGCATTGGACGTTTTGGTATCTCTGGAGAGGGATTTATGCAGGTAAAGTCActataacttatttatttatttcgatttctatcctgttctcccagaagctcagaacgggttacaagtagacgttcacaatcgtttgaaaacagactagttatgacaacaaataggttacagtagacaataacagagcttattctagagaccagactggtcatagcgaagagtataTAGGAGAAGTATATTGTATCTCTAGCTTTAAGCTTTCTTTCAGTCGAGCAGGAAAAGGATAAAATGTGTTTTTTGTTTTCCTGTCCCAGATTTGTGGAACAGACAAAACCAACGCCCGGGAGTTGCACATCGCATACCGCTATGGCGAGCACTATGACAGTGTACGACGCTTTAATGATAATTCAGAAACTCCAGCTTGTCTTCGGACAGAGGTTAGTAAAGTCCTCTAGTTTTGTTCTTTGTTTATGGATTTTTGGAGGAGTTTGCATTTGCTTTGCCTGTAGGAGCTTTAAGGGATCAACAGATTTAGATTTTCCTTTAGCTAAATGGAAACAGTCCAGTACAAACATTCTCCCTTTCCCATCGGGTATCTTCTGTCTGGAGAGCTAGCCTTCCAGGATGTAAAATGTACTCTCGTCTTTTTGATACTGAATTTATAGATTTTTCTCAAttatactgctttttttttttttttttttgtatctccAGATGCTTAGTAAAGATGGCTCTATTAAAGTGAAAAACAAGCCAGCGAAAGAGAGTCATGAGCGGCAAGAAATGGATGATTTCCAGGAGGATGTGGAAGAAGCTGTACAGAAAGTTCATAATGCGACTGGCTGTTCGGTGAATAACTGGCTTTTGTTCCCCTTTGTACACTTGGAGctttggtttgttgttttttattttgtatgaggaAGCTTCCTTTCCTGCCACAGATGTTTGTGTGCAATATACAGAGCAATTAGGAATATttctatagatatatatatataacatattaATTACAAAAACAGATACATATAAAAACATTCACAAGTGTCAAATTATGTCATACCAAGGGTTGGGTTGTCATAATGATAGAAATGGCACTATCCCAGATATATACAGTAAAATCCCAGTTAACCAGTATTCaatcaactggcaaaaaaaatgtCGTCTCCCGCTCTCCTCACCCAACAACTTCCAAAGTAATGCTGCTGACCTGACAacgcccccctccctccaatccctgaAGCATCAGCGGCAGCCACAAATCTTCTTCCCTCTAGCCTCTGAAGCAGAGGCGGCAGCTGGTCCTGGCAGCACCACCTCCCTCATCCggcccccaaagcagcagagtctgccctgacaacccccccccccctcagctgaATCAGTAGCGACGGCCGATGAGCAGAGGCAGCGCCATAAACAGGATGTTTCTGGCCATCCCCGGCAAAGTCTTTCCTCTGCcacggaaggagggagggggaattgtCAGGAccggctgccgctgctgcttcgtcggctagagggagggagatttgtggctgtcGCTGATGCTTCAGGAGAACCGAAGACAAGTAAGGTCAGATCCGGAGGGGGAGAGGGTGCTCCTCCAAAAGTGCGTTGTGGGGAGGAAGGGACATAGATGTTGGACCTGCAGAGTGAAGGGCAAGGGATGtgagatggatggatgctggaaccataaaagtgtgtgtgggggtgatgGTATatggagagaaagtgacccagaccagaaaggatGGTGGGAAGGAACAAATGCTGGGTGTGGGGGAGATGAtagaaaggggaagagagaagg from Geotrypetes seraphini chromosome 15, aGeoSer1.1, whole genome shotgun sequence includes these protein-coding regions:
- the OTUD3 gene encoding OTU domain-containing protein 3 isoform X2 codes for the protein MRLNTGSLQWSVAGGLRALAPGMSRKQVAKARQGRKTEAERKRDERAARRALAKERRNRPDADGDGDAEEFLSFANQLQALGLRLREVPGDGNCLFRALGDQLEGHSRNHLKHRQETVDYMVRQRIDFEPFVEDDVPFDRHIASLSKPGTFAGNDAIVSFARNNEVNIVIHQLNKPLWQICGTDKTNARELHIAYRYGEHYDSVRRFNDNSETPACLRTEMLSKDGSIKVKNKPAKESHERQEMDDFQEDVEEAVQKVHNATGCSNIELILQNLEAENYNIETAVFAILQMDELNRIDVEEEATEPKVRGQHSSESWMENGNETSVFQNQEHSLSGTQDDTTQNNPKEENKANKNTPQKLSNKQRKVEQRQEKKRRQEERQRQKVLETRSNTDNNQQRQEEPDPQVTLVKTFAAVTI
- the OTUD3 gene encoding OTU domain-containing protein 3 isoform X1, which codes for MRLNTGSLQWSVAGGLRALAPGMSRKQVAKARQGRKTEAERKRDERAARRALAKERRNRPDADGDGDAEEFLSFANQLQALGLRLREVPGDGNCLFRALGDQLEGHSRNHLKHRQETVDYMVRQRIDFEPFVEDDVPFDRHIASLSKPGTFAGNDAIVSFARNNEVNIVIHQLNKPLWQICGTDKTNARELHIAYRYGEHYDSVRRFNDNSETPACLRTEMLSKDGSIKVKNKPAKESHERQEMDDFQEDVEEAVQKVHNATGCSNIELILQNLEAENYNIETAVFAILQMDELNRIVDVEEEATEPKVRGQHSSESWMENGNETSVFQNQEHSLSGTQDDTTQNNPKEENKANKNTPQKLSNKQRKVEQRQEKKRRQEERQRQKVLETRSNTDNNQQRQEEPDPQVTLVKTFAAVTI